A segment of the Patescibacteria group bacterium genome:
CCAGGATGATACGTAGAACCACGTTGACGTACCAAGATCTGACCAGCTTTGACAGCTTGCCCGTGATTTACTTTTAACCCCAATCTTTTTCCTCTTGGAGTTGTTTTTTGTCTTGCGCCTGCACCAGCAGCTTTTCTTTTAGCCATAGGAATACAGATCTTTGCGGATTAATAGCTGATTTTTGCTAATCTCAACCCACTAAAACCATCAATAAACAGTATCTCAATGTTATTTTAATTTCGTAATTATCTCATCTGCGCCTTTTTCACCAATTCCTTTTATTTCCATTAGTTCCTTTTTATTCATCTCACTCAGCTTCGAAAGATCTGTTTTACCCGCATCCTTGAGCGCATTTTCTGTCCTTGTTGACAGACCCAAAGAATCTATATCTACTTTCTCTTCTCTAATAGGTTCCTTTTCTTCAGCCTTAAGCTCCTTCGTTTTTTTCCCTTTTCCTGTTATTTCCAAAACTTCCAAAACAGAAATTGGCTGTCGATGACCTTTTTTGCGGCGGTAACGTGATTTTGATCGAAACCTGCGAACATAAATTTTTTCATCTTTCCCATGTTCTACTACTTTCAAAGCTACATTAAAATTCTTTACTTCCGGAAGCCCAATTTCTAGATTTTTACCCTTCGAAATAAGAAAGGGTGTAACTTCAAAGGTATCACCTTCTTTATAAGGCACACGATTAACTTTTAATTTATCCCCTGGCGAAACAAGAAACTGACTCCCTGCCAAAGGAATTACCGCATAATCCATCGCCATGTGATTTTACACCAAAAAGCCTGTAAACTCAAGTATTAGAAATATTAACAGTGGAAAGCGAAATCGAACCTCCGGAAGTCTCGATAACTAAATAACAGATTTCAAATTACAAGTTACGCGTTACCAGTTACTAATCTCTAATTACTAAATACTAATTGCAAAGTATTGTCTGCAGCAGGGTCGGAAGGCGGGGTTCAATTTTCGGTATGAATAAAAACACTGTGTGCCAATCCCAAAGAAGCTAAAGTTGTAATAAGAGAACTACCCCCAGCTGAAATAAGTGGTAAGGGCAAACCAGTTACAGGCATAATACCCACATTCATTCCCACATTAATAATTATCTGGGTAAAAATAACTGCAAAAACCCCAGTAGTAACTAGTGCACCAAACCCAGTCTCGGAACTGCTTGCAATCTTCCACAGCCTAGCCAGAAGCAAGAAAAACAAACCCAAAAGTACACAAGCACCTAAAAGACCCCATTCCTCAGCCAAGGAGGCAAAGGCAAAATCAGTTGTTCTTTCCGGAAGAAACCGAAGCTGAGATTGGGGACCTCTACCCAAACCTCTCCCAAAAAACATGCCAGAACCAACCGCAATTACAGCTTGAAGCACATTGTAGCCTGAACCAAGCGGGTCAGAACGAGGACTTATAAAAGCATAGATTCGCTCTTGCTGATAAGGCGCCAAAATAGACCAAGCAATAGGAAGCATTAAAACAGTCACAAGAACAGAATAAATAAAGTAAATAAGTGGTATCTTAGCTACAAAAGAAACAAATACCCATAGAGCAATAAGAACAACTGCGGTGCCTAAATCAGGCTGAATAGCAACAAGCCCTGCTGTAAAAATTGCAATTAGTAAACTTACTAGAAACTTATGTAACGAGTCTAAAGAACTTACACAGTAGAACCATGAAAGTACAAGGATCAAGGCTAATTTTGCAAGTTCTGATGGCTGAAAGGTAAGCGGACCTAGACTAAGCCAACGACCAGTTCCTCTTACACGCGCTCCAACTATCGGAGTTAGAACCAAAAAAATTACAACCAAGAAAAACAAATATGGCGATATACGTGCCAAATTACGATAATCAAAAACGGATAAGGTAAAAAACAAAACTAAACCAAAAAGAACAAAATAGAACTGCTTTTGAGCAAGCACCGGATTAGTACTCCAGATCACCACCATTCCAAAACCTAGTAAGAGTAGAATTGCAAGAATTAGATAGACATCAACTTTTATATTTATATCTATATTTTTGAGAAAAGAAATAACTTTACTTAACATAATTCACTAAATTATACTCACACCTAAAACAAAAAAAAAAGATCAAAATCTCTGGTACAACTCGACTTCCCTACTCTCCAAAATCAACTCTTGCGGACGTTGTTCCAAAAGAGGATCTGCTTCTACTGCAGGAGCAAATTCAATTTGATAATTTACAACTTCATGTTTTTTAAAGTCCCGCTGGAACAAGTGCTCCAAAAATTCTTCTGCATTTTCTTCAAAGTGCTGTTCCTCTTCTTCAGAAAGCTCTTTAATAACCCGTTTCTCTTCATCTTCAAAGTAAACCAAAACCTTTGTTGTTTCCCCACACTCTACTGGTTCTGTACCCATAATAAAATATTCAATTCTACTACTACCCTCTCCGCAAGCTTTTTTTCCTGTCACTGTACTTACTTCCATAGGAATAACATTTTCGGGTTTTTCATACCACTGGCTACCTCTTGTCTCTAGCAACTTATCTGTTACCTTTCTCCAAATAGAAGAAGCACCAGTAATTCCAGAAGCTAAAAAAGGATGCATAGGTGAATTATCATTGTTTCCAACCCAAGCTACCACAACAAAATTTGGATTATAACCAACTGCCCAATTATCCCGTTTTCTATTAGATGTACCAGTTTTTACTGCAACTTTTGTTCCACCAAAATACAACAAACTATCAGAACCAAAAGCCGGGGCTCTCGCTTGATTGTCAGCTAAAATGTCAGAAATTAAAAAAGTTACTTCCGGGCTCAAAACCCTTGTTCTTTCCGGAGTAGCTCTGTACAAGGTATTGCCTTTGCTATCTTTTACTTCAAGCAACGGATGGGGAGTTACCCGTTCACCACTATTTGCAAAAACACCGTATACTTCTGCCAGATCAAGAGGGCGAACAGCCTCTCCTCCCAATGCCAAGGATAAATCAGCCCCTCTGTCACCATAATAGGGAATACCTACTTTATCTGCTTGCTCTTTTATCTTCTCCACACCCATTGCTGCCAGCATTCTCGTTGCCGGAACATTATAAGAGCTAGCCAACGCTCTCCTTATAGTAACTGGTCCGTGAAACCGACCGTCATAATTTACAGGTGTGTAATTTCCCCAAGATCGCTGATATGTTGTTGGAATATCAAACAAAATTGTAGCTGGAGAATAACCTTCTTCAAAAGCTTTTGAATACAAAACAGG
Coding sequences within it:
- a CDS encoding 50S ribosomal protein L27, giving the protein MAKRKAAGAGARQKTTPRGKRLGLKVNHGQAVKAGQILVRQRGSTYHPGINVGMGKDYTLYAEKPGQVEFSNVRKGKKKVSIVADQ
- the rplU gene encoding 50S ribosomal protein L21, giving the protein MAMDYAVIPLAGSQFLVSPGDKLKVNRVPYKEGDTFEVTPFLISKGKNLEIGLPEVKNFNVALKVVEHGKDEKIYVRRFRSKSRYRRKKGHRQPISVLEVLEITGKGKKTKELKAEEKEPIREEKVDIDSLGLSTRTENALKDAGKTDLSKLSEMNKKELMEIKGIGEKGADEIITKLK
- the rodA gene encoding rod shape-determining protein RodA; the protein is MLSKVISFLKNIDINIKVDVYLILAILLLLGFGMVVIWSTNPVLAQKQFYFVLFGLVLFFTLSVFDYRNLARISPYLFFLVVIFLVLTPIVGARVRGTGRWLSLGPLTFQPSELAKLALILVLSWFYCVSSLDSLHKFLVSLLIAIFTAGLVAIQPDLGTAVVLIALWVFVSFVAKIPLIYFIYSVLVTVLMLPIAWSILAPYQQERIYAFISPRSDPLGSGYNVLQAVIAVGSGMFFGRGLGRGPQSQLRFLPERTTDFAFASLAEEWGLLGACVLLGLFFLLLARLWKIASSSETGFGALVTTGVFAVIFTQIIINVGMNVGIMPVTGLPLPLISAGGSSLITTLASLGLAHSVFIHTEN
- a CDS encoding transglycosylase domain-containing protein codes for the protein MRMIEKKEFLKCLQKFIFVGIFIFVISLGGLVLLFKDISLKYEPDLTTLVYDRNGELIYEIFREENRVWVPLEKIPENLRNAVIAMEDARFYNHVGFDPVAIGRALHSIIFKKNLQGASTLTQQFAKNAFLTSEQTVSRKVKEVIIATLLELRYSKDEILEAYLNEVSYGGVYHGVGTASQFYFGKSVEELTLGESAALVALTRAPTALSPYLHGKETIKKRQSKVLQKMVEFGYITAEEQENAIEEDIDFVYQSSAFRAPHFSMYVRQVLVETFGEDAVFKEGLQVYTTLDLELQDFAFEQVREEVEKLERLKVSNGAIVVTDPGGGDILAMVGSKNYFNDEIGGAYNVILAYRQPGSAIKPVLYSKAFEEGYSPATILFDIPTTYQRSWGNYTPVNYDGRFHGPVTIRRALASSYNVPATRMLAAMGVEKIKEQADKVGIPYYGDRGADLSLALGGEAVRPLDLAEVYGVFANSGERVTPHPLLEVKDSKGNTLYRATPERTRVLSPEVTFLISDILADNQARAPAFGSDSLLYFGGTKVAVKTGTSNRKRDNWAVGYNPNFVVVAWVGNNDNSPMHPFLASGITGASSIWRKVTDKLLETRGSQWYEKPENVIPMEVSTVTGKKACGEGSSRIEYFIMGTEPVECGETTKVLVYFEDEEKRVIKELSEEEEQHFEENAEEFLEHLFQRDFKKHEVVNYQIEFAPAVEADPLLEQRPQELILESREVELYQRF